Proteins encoded by one window of Acetivibrio thermocellus ATCC 27405:
- the rsxE gene encoding electron transport complex subunit RsxE: MSGFKTVTKGIIKENPVFRLVLGTCPTLAVTTSAENALGMGAAVIFVLMGSNVVISLLRKVIPDKVRIPAYITIISGFVTIVQMLIKAYLPAIDKQLGIFIPLIVVNCIILARAEMFASKNGPLMSILDGLGMGIGFTLSLLVMGSVREILGNGTWFGMNITGGIYEPAIIMILPPGGFLAFGFIMAAINKLSSKKVEHTGCASCPMPCGVSNNGEEA; the protein is encoded by the coding sequence ATGAGTGGTTTTAAGACTGTAACGAAAGGGATAATAAAGGAAAATCCGGTATTCAGGCTTGTCCTTGGTACATGCCCCACTTTGGCTGTGACAACATCAGCCGAAAATGCCTTGGGAATGGGGGCGGCCGTTATATTTGTGTTGATGGGGTCAAATGTAGTGATTTCCCTTTTGAGAAAGGTGATACCTGACAAGGTCAGAATTCCTGCATATATAACAATTATTTCGGGATTTGTGACGATAGTTCAGATGCTGATTAAGGCATATCTTCCTGCTATTGATAAGCAGCTGGGTATATTTATACCTCTTATAGTTGTAAACTGTATCATACTTGCAAGAGCGGAGATGTTTGCAAGCAAGAACGGTCCACTCATGTCAATTCTTGACGGGCTTGGCATGGGAATAGGTTTTACCTTGTCGCTTCTTGTTATGGGAAGCGTCAGAGAGATACTTGGAAACGGCACATGGTTTGGAATGAATATTACCGGTGGAATTTATGAACCGGCAATAATTATGATACTTCCTCCCGGTGGATTTTTGGCATTTGGATTTATAATGGCAGCTATAAACAAGCTTTCTTCCAAAAAAGTTGAGCATACAGGCTGCGCATCATGTCCTATGCCTTGCGGGGTTTCAAATAATGGTGAGGAGGCTTAA
- the rsxA gene encoding electron transport complex subunit RsxA, translating to MSDASLMIIIISALLVKNFVLSQFLGICPFLGVSTKLSTAMGMGCAVTFVMTIASFVTKLLYDGLLVTFELQYLQTILFILVIAALVQLVEIILKKFVPPLYRALGIYLPLITTNCAVLGVALLNIDEGFDLLRSTVYGFAAGLGFTLALILFAGVRERLEYSNIPESFKGLPIALISAAFVSLAFFGFQGLLGI from the coding sequence ATGAGTGATGCTAGTTTGATGATTATAATTATATCAGCTTTGCTGGTAAAGAATTTTGTGCTTTCGCAGTTTTTAGGAATTTGCCCGTTTTTGGGGGTTTCCACGAAGCTTTCCACAGCCATGGGAATGGGCTGTGCGGTAACCTTTGTTATGACGATTGCGTCCTTTGTTACAAAACTCTTGTATGACGGCTTGCTTGTTACTTTTGAACTTCAATACCTGCAAACTATATTGTTTATTCTTGTTATAGCGGCACTTGTACAGCTTGTTGAGATTATATTGAAGAAGTTTGTGCCTCCTCTTTACAGGGCGCTGGGTATTTATCTTCCTCTCATTACTACCAACTGCGCCGTGCTGGGAGTGGCACTGCTTAATATCGACGAGGGATTTGACCTTTTGAGGTCCACGGTTTATGGTTTTGCAGCCGGGCTTGGATTTACTCTTGCCTTGATTCTGTTTGCGGGGGTAAGGGAAAGATTGGAGTACAGTAATATACCGGAATCCTTCAAGGGACTTCCGATAGCGCTGATTTCAGCAGCTTTTGTTTCCCTGGCATTCTTTGGTTTCCAAGGACTTCTGGGTATATAA
- a CDS encoding RnfABCDGE type electron transport complex subunit B, translating to MVFDVLIPTAIVGGVGLLAGLGLSVASKKFEVKVDERVGLVREVLPGANCGACGQTGCDAFAEAVVEGKCKPNGCPVGGQEVADKIGEILGVKAEAAVAKVARVMCSGTYEACKQKYEYSGIEDCAAASVLFGGPSGCSYGCVGMGNCVRACPFDAIVLVNGVARVVESRCKACEMCVASCPKKIIKIVPKSNEYTVACSSMDKGAVVRKNCTVGCIGCAKCSKVCQHSAIEMQGTLARINVEACVNCGECMKACPTGAIKKFKCEV from the coding sequence ATGGTTTTTGATGTGTTGATACCAACTGCTATTGTTGGAGGAGTAGGTCTTTTGGCAGGACTTGGCCTTTCTGTGGCGTCAAAGAAATTTGAGGTAAAAGTTGATGAAAGGGTCGGACTGGTAAGAGAAGTTTTGCCGGGAGCCAATTGTGGTGCCTGCGGACAGACGGGTTGCGACGCATTTGCAGAGGCCGTTGTTGAGGGAAAATGCAAACCAAACGGCTGCCCTGTGGGTGGACAGGAGGTTGCCGATAAAATTGGCGAGATTCTCGGCGTAAAAGCTGAAGCAGCTGTGGCGAAGGTTGCCAGGGTTATGTGCTCGGGAACTTATGAGGCGTGCAAGCAAAAGTATGAGTATTCGGGAATTGAGGATTGTGCCGCGGCATCAGTTCTTTTTGGAGGACCTTCGGGATGTTCTTACGGTTGCGTTGGCATGGGTAATTGCGTGAGGGCATGTCCCTTTGATGCAATTGTGCTGGTAAACGGTGTGGCAAGAGTTGTGGAATCAAGATGCAAGGCATGTGAAATGTGCGTGGCATCTTGTCCTAAAAAAATAATTAAAATTGTTCCAAAATCCAATGAATATACAGTGGCATGCTCCAGCATGGACAAGGGAGCCGTGGTGAGAAAGAATTGCACCGTGGGGTGCATTGGCTGTGCAAAATGTTCGAAAGTGTGCCAGCATTCAGCCATAGAGATGCAGGGAACACTGGCAAGGATAAATGTGGAAGCCTGTGTCAACTGCGGTGAATGCATGAAGGCTTGTCCTACCGGGGCGATTAAAAAGTTTAAATGTGAAGTTTAA